One Myxococcota bacterium DNA segment encodes these proteins:
- a CDS encoding metallopeptidase TldD-related protein: MNTREYFFALTERLAAGMKADEHFTCWFSGESSDFVRFNHAAVRQAGSVKQGFLRASLIQGQKQSVFTMGICEDIEKDGEALERLLNEQRVKMEFIPDDPYLLISTVPHSSDSVEESQLSDPRQVVEYTLAMAQGLDLVGIYAGGTIYRGFANSFGQKNWLTKHNFNLDFSVYLRADKAVKASYAGFVFDPLHFERELTLVKEKLRALEQPSRDLSPGKYRAYLTPAALHDLVSMLGWGGLSEKALRTKQSSLNKMRDEGKTLSALFSLYEHTGKGTGPLFQAQGFIKPDCVSLIKEGELVGSLISPRTAKEYGTHTNGADGSETPEAYDVAPGNLPREDVLKALGTGIYIGNLWYLNYSDRQSARITGMTRFATFWVEDGQIVAPLNVMRFDDSLYALLGENLEALTKECDFMLDPSTYEERSTGSAHLPGAIINNFNLTL, from the coding sequence GTGAATACTCGTGAATATTTTTTTGCATTAACTGAAAGACTGGCTGCTGGGATGAAGGCAGATGAACATTTTACTTGCTGGTTTTCCGGTGAAAGTTCCGATTTTGTCCGCTTCAATCATGCAGCTGTGCGCCAGGCAGGCTCGGTTAAACAAGGCTTTTTGAGAGCCTCTTTAATTCAAGGTCAAAAACAAAGCGTCTTCACCATGGGCATTTGTGAAGATATTGAAAAAGATGGCGAAGCATTGGAGCGCCTGCTCAATGAACAGCGCGTTAAGATGGAATTTATCCCCGATGATCCCTATCTGTTAATTTCAACGGTGCCGCACTCAAGCGATTCAGTCGAAGAAAGCCAGCTTTCGGATCCAAGGCAAGTGGTGGAATACACGCTTGCCATGGCTCAAGGCCTCGATTTGGTCGGCATTTATGCTGGTGGTACCATCTATCGTGGTTTTGCTAATTCGTTCGGTCAGAAGAACTGGCTCACGAAGCATAATTTTAATTTGGATTTCAGCGTCTATTTAAGAGCCGATAAAGCGGTGAAGGCTTCTTATGCAGGCTTTGTATTCGATCCGTTGCATTTTGAACGCGAACTTACCTTGGTGAAAGAAAAGCTCAGGGCCCTAGAACAGCCATCCAGGGATTTAAGCCCGGGTAAATACCGCGCCTATCTGACACCGGCAGCCTTGCATGATCTGGTTTCCATGCTCGGATGGGGCGGCTTAAGTGAAAAAGCGCTCAGAACCAAACAGTCTTCGCTTAATAAAATGCGGGATGAAGGTAAAACGCTTAGTGCGCTGTTTTCCCTTTATGAGCATACGGGCAAGGGCACAGGTCCGCTATTTCAAGCGCAAGGCTTTATTAAACCAGATTGCGTGAGCCTTATCAAAGAAGGCGAGCTGGTTGGAAGTCTTATTTCACCAAGAACCGCCAAAGAGTACGGCACGCATACCAATGGGGCGGACGGTTCAGAAACACCTGAGGCGTACGATGTTGCGCCGGGTAATTTGCCGCGTGAAGATGTTCTAAAAGCTTTGGGCACCGGCATTTATATCGGCAATCTGTGGTACCTCAACTACTCCGATAGGCAATCAGCTCGCATTACGGGTATGACTCGTTTTGCAACCTTTTGGGTAGAAGATGGTCAAATTGTCGCGCCTTTGAACGTGATGCGCTTTGACGATAGCCTTTACGCGTTGCTAGGTGAGAACCTCGAAGCGCTGACCAAAGAGTGCGACTTCATGCTCGATCCAAGCACCTATGAGGAACGCTCAACCGGCAGCGCGCATTTGCCCGGTGCGATCATCAACAATTTCAACCTGACGTTGTAG
- a CDS encoding ATP-dependent Clp protease adaptor ClpS encodes MPTKPHHQEEGDVLTRQDTEFKKPKRYFVIMHNDDYTTQEFVTHVLEFYFHKNPAEAQKLMMTVHLEGKATVGQYSKDVAETKAHQVMQYARENGMPLRLSTQAES; translated from the coding sequence ATGCCCACCAAACCGCACCACCAAGAAGAAGGCGATGTCTTAACTCGGCAGGATACCGAATTTAAAAAGCCTAAGCGATATTTCGTCATTATGCATAATGATGATTATACGACTCAGGAATTTGTGACGCATGTGCTGGAGTTTTACTTTCATAAAAACCCAGCGGAAGCTCAAAAGCTGATGATGACCGTGCATTTGGAAGGCAAAGCGACTGTGGGGCAGTACTCCAAAGATGTTGCGGAGACTAAGGCGCACCAGGTGATGCAGTATGCTAGGGAGAACGGCATGCCGCTTAGGTTAAGTACCCAAGCAGAGAGTTGA
- a CDS encoding ABC-F family ATP-binding cassette domain-containing protein codes for MLSATNISLSFGSKLLFKGLSFSLLPGERVALVGQNGAGKSTFLKLLTGQLELDAGSIDKAKGKRIGFLTQEPQLELEQSVVHALRHGFHGEDYQIEEVLSRLHIKARDEKIKTLSGGERRRVDLARVLLEEPDIFLLDEPTNHLDLGAIKFLVDYFKATNKPLLFISHDSAFIDEVANRIVELDSAKFFAHEGSYATFIENKLIRSDIEGRTLHRKDRLMARELAWLRAGTPARTTKQSARISRAQDLIGEVSAEFERTRLKQVEIEKTKNKRLAKTILEFKNLGFEPLFKGLNLIVTAGQRYGILGPNGSGKTTLLSAISGTREATEGEIIRGPHTQIIQFDQNRAQLDPNKSLKETLADQGETVFVEDRPVHIASYLERYLFSPSDQNRKVSTLSGGEQNRLLLAKLLKHGANCLLLDEPTNDLDTATLGVLEERLDSHEGVAFIVSHDRRFLDRVCTDMLVFEGGVITHYAGSYSTYERLVAEGGKPSSAFADATADKPTSSSGQDARVKKPKRSFKEQQEYASIEADVLAVETRKGELEALLSDPAKYAEYGAYAKELKAVESKVEKLYERWQYLESLAS; via the coding sequence ATGCTCAGCGCTACCAATATATCTCTCTCTTTTGGGTCTAAATTACTGTTTAAAGGCCTTTCTTTTTCTCTGCTTCCAGGCGAACGCGTTGCTTTGGTCGGGCAAAATGGGGCGGGTAAATCCACATTTCTTAAATTGCTGACCGGCCAGCTGGAGCTGGATGCGGGTTCCATTGATAAGGCAAAAGGCAAGCGCATTGGCTTTTTGACTCAAGAGCCGCAACTCGAGTTGGAGCAAAGCGTGGTCCATGCGCTTCGGCATGGATTTCATGGAGAAGATTACCAGATTGAAGAAGTCTTATCTCGGCTTCATATTAAGGCTCGGGATGAGAAGATTAAGACGCTGTCTGGGGGAGAGCGGCGGCGGGTGGATTTAGCGCGGGTTTTATTAGAAGAACCGGATATCTTTTTGCTGGATGAGCCTACCAACCATTTGGATTTGGGGGCGATTAAGTTTTTGGTGGATTATTTTAAAGCCACGAACAAGCCGCTTTTGTTTATTTCCCATGATAGCGCCTTCATTGATGAAGTCGCTAATCGCATTGTTGAGCTTGATTCGGCGAAGTTTTTCGCGCACGAAGGCTCATATGCGACTTTTATTGAAAACAAGTTGATTCGAAGCGATATTGAAGGCCGGACGTTGCATCGTAAAGATAGATTGATGGCCAGAGAGCTTGCTTGGCTTCGGGCGGGAACGCCGGCTCGTACGACCAAGCAGAGTGCGCGTATCTCGCGAGCGCAGGATTTGATTGGAGAGGTTTCGGCGGAGTTTGAGCGCACGCGGCTGAAACAGGTTGAGATTGAAAAAACTAAGAATAAGCGTTTGGCTAAGACAATTTTGGAATTCAAAAATCTTGGATTTGAGCCGTTGTTTAAAGGCCTGAACTTGATTGTTACCGCTGGGCAACGCTATGGGATTTTGGGGCCCAATGGTTCTGGTAAGACGACACTTTTATCGGCAATTTCGGGGACTCGCGAGGCAACAGAGGGCGAAATTATTCGCGGGCCGCATACGCAGATTATTCAGTTTGACCAAAACCGCGCGCAGCTGGATCCGAATAAAAGTTTGAAAGAGACTTTGGCGGATCAAGGTGAGACAGTGTTTGTGGAAGATAGGCCGGTTCATATTGCGAGTTATTTAGAGCGTTATTTATTTTCGCCTTCGGATCAGAATCGGAAAGTTTCGACATTGTCGGGTGGCGAGCAGAATCGGTTGTTGCTGGCCAAGCTTTTGAAGCATGGGGCTAATTGTCTGCTGCTGGATGAGCCTACCAATGATTTGGATACGGCGACGCTGGGGGTTTTGGAAGAACGACTCGACTCGCATGAAGGGGTGGCGTTTATAGTTAGCCATGATCGGCGTTTCTTGGATCGGGTTTGTACGGATATGTTGGTGTTTGAGGGTGGGGTGATTACGCATTATGCGGGGAGTTATTCTACTTATGAGAGGTTGGTGGCGGAGGGGGGGAAGCCCTCTTCTGCCTTTGCTGACGCTACGGCAGACAAGCCCACGAGTAGTTCAGGGCAAGACGCGCGGGTTAAGAAACCTAAGCGGAGTTTTAAGGAGCAGCAGGAATATGCCAGTATAGAGGCAGATGTTTTGGCGGTGGAGACGCGAAAAGGGGAGCTTGAGGCTTTGCTTTCGGATCCGGCGAAATATGCTGAGTATGGGGCTTATGCTAAGGAACTTAAGGCGGTTGAGTCAAAAGTTGAAAAGCTTTATGAGCGATGGCAATATCTGGAATCGCTTGCCTCCTAA